The window CAACAAATTCCCTAAATCTCTGTACCACGTTTTCCCCCTCAACTACCATAGCTACCATAGGTCCTGAGCTCATAAATTCGGTAAGTGAATTGAAAAACTCTTTGCCCTCGTGTTCCTTGTAGAACTCAATTGCCTGATCTTTAGTCATTCTTACCATTTTCATTTCTGTGATGTGGAATTCTTTCTCAATCATTGTAATAATTTCTCCTACTCTCCTTTTCTCTACCACATCAGGCTTTATAATAGCTAAGGTTCGGTTCCTTTTACTTCCCTCTTGCATATTTCCCCATCAATTCTCCTTGGGCGAGTATATGCCCTTCCATAGCTTTAAGGATTTTCTGTTTTGTAGCACCTGGAGGTAGATTTAGCTGTATGTCAAGAGCATAAACCCTGAAGTAATACCTATGTGTGCCACTTGGCGGACAGGGGCCTCCGTAGCCTACTCTACCCCAGCTGTTGATTCCATGCTTCATACCATTGGGAAATTCTCTCTCAGGTTTAATTCCTTCAGGTATTGTATTAGTGTTAGGAGGAATATCGTAGAGAATCCAGTGATCCCAGACACCAACTGGAGCATCAGGATCATCATTTATCAGAACCAATGATTTTGTACCAGTAGGTATTCCCTCTATTCTTATCTCGGGTGAAATATCATCTCCGTCGCAGGTATATTTCCTAGGAATAAAGTCTCCATCCTTAAAAGCAGAAGAAGATACCTTAATACTCATAGGCACCCCCTCAGGTAAAATAAGCACCTTCTACAATAGGAATTATCAACATATTAACCTCATTTGTCAATTTAACTTGATGCTATTAGACCAAGTTCATACCAACAGGTGGGTTAGGTAAGGTTTTATTTGTAGAAAGAAGACGAAGAGGTTGCAAAGAGAAATTTTATATTAACTAAACTTCAGTTGAAGTTGAAATAACGCAGAGTTGTTTGTAATACTTAAATTCAAGAAGTATGAAGTTGGTTTATGTAAAGGTGTTTTTGGACAATACAGTTTCTCTGTTTTCTGTGGGAGAGGAGGAAGCAGTAAAAGTTGGGGACTATGTTATAGTGGACACCAAGTACGGCAAAGATATTGGGAGGGTTGTCTCAGTTTGTGCGGATTCTGATAGTAATGAAGTAAAAAGGGTGACTAAAGCATCGGAAAAAGATATTGAGGAGTTTGAAAATAACCGAAAGAGAGACTTTAGAGAGGATAAAAAGGTTAGGGAGATCTTGAAGAAGTATCATCCTCAGGTTCATTTTGTAGGGTGTTACTTTTTGCTGGAGAAGAGAAAGCTTATAGTGAACTTCTGTAGTGAAGAGAGGATAGATTTTAGGGAAACTGTAAAGACTCTTGCAGGAGTTTATAAAACCAGAATAGAGATGCGACAGATATCATCAAGAGAAGCTTTCAAGATCAAGGGGAGTATTGGTATCTGCGGTATGGAGTGCTGTTGTTTCAGGTTCAACCACCTAAAACAACATATATCTTCAAACTTGGTTAAGGAGCAAAATTTGTCCGAAATTAACGCAAAAACGATAGGACCCTGTGGGAAATTACTATGTTGTCTTGCTTATGAGTACCATTGTTATAGTAATGGCAAACATGTATTATTTCAGGAAACATCAGTAGGAATATGAATGATTTTTTCACCACAGCTAACATAATCTCGCTTGTAAGAATATTACTTACTATTCCTATAGTTGTCTTATTGTGGGCCGGAGGCAAATACTACGTACCTGCTCTCATACTGGTTATAGTAGCATACATTTCAGATGTAATTGATGGGATAGTTGCAAGAACTTTTGGGCAAGTTTCTGAGTGGGGAAAGGTTTTAGACCCGTTAGGTGACAAAATTCTCTCTACCGCATTGGCTATAACTTTCCTACAAATAGGTGTAGTTTCACTAATGTTCGCTATA is drawn from Brevinematia bacterium and contains these coding sequences:
- the ndk gene encoding nucleoside-diphosphate kinase, giving the protein MQEGSKRNRTLAIIKPDVVEKRRVGEIITMIEKEFHITEMKMVRMTKDQAIEFYKEHEGKEFFNSLTEFMSSGPMVAMVVEGENVVQRFREFVGETDPRKAREGTIRKIFGEGLPRNAIHASDSEKSAEREIEFFFGNSR
- the ricT gene encoding regulatory iron-sulfur-containing complex subunit RicT codes for the protein MKLVYVKVFLDNTVSLFSVGEEEAVKVGDYVIVDTKYGKDIGRVVSVCADSDSNEVKRVTKASEKDIEEFENNRKRDFREDKKVREILKKYHPQVHFVGCYFLLEKRKLIVNFCSEERIDFRETVKTLAGVYKTRIEMRQISSREAFKIKGSIGICGMECCCFRFNHLKQHISSNLVKEQNLSEINAKTIGPCGKLLCCLAYEYHCYSNGKHVLFQETSVGI
- a CDS encoding YbhB/YbcL family Raf kinase inhibitor-like protein, which translates into the protein MSIKVSSSAFKDGDFIPRKYTCDGDDISPEIRIEGIPTGTKSLVLINDDPDAPVGVWDHWILYDIPPNTNTIPEGIKPEREFPNGMKHGINSWGRVGYGGPCPPSGTHRYYFRVYALDIQLNLPPGATKQKILKAMEGHILAQGELMGKYARGK
- a CDS encoding CDP-alcohol phosphatidyltransferase family protein; the encoded protein is MNDFFTTANIISLVRILLTIPIVVLLWAGGKYYVPALILVIVAYISDVIDGIVARTFGQVSEWGKVLDPLGDKILSTALAITFLQIGVVSLMFAILVVLRDLLISIFSTKMIKNLRFIRGSAIIGKIVTFLLFVFYSTVILSMITGSYVSIVRKIEIAVLFFVVISGVYYLDLYIKSCKSEGTSEQN